From the genome of Virgibacillus proomii, one region includes:
- a CDS encoding energy-coupling factor transporter transmembrane component T family protein has protein sequence MRTLLNDINPSIKAITVIITVCLLTFFFDPFTPLVYCLLTILITFLFGKVAWRLYIIYFLVVCLLSVGMLWTTLAFSNEASNPEITTTFLFWELPKENVTVALSLTLRMLAFAALSFMFIFTTNMVHFILSLMQQCKLPPKLAYGILAGFRFLPLMKEELWQIRAAHRVRGADRGSGIRNTIQQYKRYAIPLLAGAILKAERTAIAMESKGFSGEKNRTFYRQFTVSWVDWLFLISMLLLLGIIVTISMKLGYFSWYNGQF, from the coding sequence ATGCGTACGTTATTAAATGACATCAATCCTAGCATAAAGGCGATAACGGTTATTATTACAGTCTGTCTATTAACATTTTTCTTTGATCCATTTACGCCACTCGTCTATTGTTTATTAACTATACTAATTACCTTTTTATTTGGAAAAGTAGCTTGGAGACTGTATATCATTTATTTCTTAGTTGTCTGTCTGTTATCTGTGGGGATGCTCTGGACAACGCTCGCTTTTTCTAATGAGGCAAGTAATCCTGAAATTACGACAACGTTTTTGTTTTGGGAATTACCAAAAGAAAATGTTACGGTTGCTTTATCCCTAACCTTACGTATGTTAGCTTTTGCAGCCTTATCATTTATGTTTATCTTTACTACAAATATGGTTCATTTTATTCTCAGCCTGATGCAGCAATGTAAGCTGCCGCCAAAGCTGGCATATGGCATTTTAGCAGGGTTTCGCTTTTTACCGCTAATGAAAGAAGAGCTTTGGCAAATCCGGGCTGCTCATCGAGTAAGAGGAGCTGATCGCGGCTCTGGTATAAGAAATACGATTCAGCAATACAAACGCTATGCTATTCCTTTACTTGCGGGTGCGATCCTGAAAGCAGAACGTACAGCAATTGCCATGGAATCGAAAGGATTTAGCGGAGAAAAGAACCGTACCTTTTACCGACAATTTACGGTTAGTTGGGTGGATTGGTTATTTTTAATAAGCATGCTTCTACTATTAGGAATTATAGTGACAATATCTATGAAACTAGGTTATTTCAGCTGGTATAATGGGCAATTTTAA